In one window of Tenrec ecaudatus isolate mTenEca1 chromosome 3, mTenEca1.hap1, whole genome shotgun sequence DNA:
- the DSPP gene encoding dentin sialophosphoprotein → MKIIIYVCVWAAAWAIPVPQTKPLEKHAVDKSLNLYALAKSNVPIQGDFHAIDTINENGVLVHERERGPQPYNKKSCNGETTGSECSEVGGKGSHTHSVLANEEVNTEDGNGGTGKPETYGHDAIYGNDDSATLNGIRGKVNIIDGAGAITVSNSNGNTGENTRSGDVGYTSQCEGTTVIPEDGNPMSGSNNSTDYEDEVNGNSCGNEGHTNGVTSQPEGESNGNKEAEVTLGTSGTTNGEDTGLDGSDGSPSGNGADEDEDQGSGDEDEGTEHGKEGADNSNGQNGQDNGNEDGTDNSLDQNSISTEEDDDASPNANSNDGDDTSKSEEDAGSISEENDHPRRENPKELSRTESKKVENGITGESQPSAVAAKSQVKEIDIEGPSNNNRNNITNDVGKVNDEKEGKGQPGVVIGKGNVRIQGEADSMQLPGQRSESGNKVGHSGIGSDSNSDGSDSYAFDDESMQGDDPNSSDESHGYDDANSESDNNSSSQGDASENSDESEDNGNDNESDSEGGDDADSHGTSDSNDSDSNEDGNDGDEDNGDSESTSDSTDNSESNDSNDGSDSSDSSDSSDSSDSSDSSDSSDSSDSSDSTDSSDSSDSSDSSDSSDSSDSSDSSDSSDSSDSSDSSDSSDSSDSSDSSDSTDSSDSSDSSDSSDSSDSSDSSDSSDSSDSSDSSDSSDSSDSSDSSDSSDSSDSSDSSDSSDSTDSSDSSDSSDSDSKSDSSDSSDSSDSDSKSDSSDSSDSSDSKSDSSDSSNSSDSSKSSDSSDSSDSSDSSDSDSSDSSDSSDSSDSSDSSDSDSSDSSDSSDSSDSNDSSDSSDSSDSSDSSDSSDSNDSSDSSDSSDSSDSSDSDSSDSDSSDSSDSSDSSDSSDSSDSSDSDSSDSSDSSDSNDSSDSSDSDSSDSSDSSDSSDSSESSESSDSDSSDSSDDSTSENSDESDSKSKSGHGNNNGDDSDSDSEGSDSNHSTSDD, encoded by the exons atgaagataataatataTGTTTGCGTTTGGGCAGCAGCGTGGGCCATTCCA GTTCCTCAAACGAAACCTTTGGAGAAACATGCTGTTGACAAATCTTTGAATTTATATGCACTAGCAAAATCAAATGTGCCAATACAG GGTGACTTTCATGCCATTGACACCATCAATGAAAATGGTGTCCTGGTGCACGAAAGGGAAAGAGGACCACAACCATATAACAAAAAGAGTTGCAACGGAGAGACTACTGGCTCTGAGTGTTCAGAAGTTGGAGGAAAGGGTTCTCACACACACTCTGTGCTGGCCAATGAAGAGGTGAACACTGAGGACGGCAATGGGGGCACAGGGAAGCCTGAAACATACGGTCATGATGCAATATATGGAAATGATGACAGCGCCACATTGAATGGCATCAGAGGCAAAGTAAACATCATTGATGGTGCTGGAGCAATAACTGTGAGCAACAGTAATGGAAATACTGGTGAGAATACAAGAAGTGGAGATGTAGGATATACCAGTCAGTGTGAGGGTACCACTGTTATCCCTGAAGATGGAAATCCAATGTCTGGAAGCAATAATAGTACAGACTATGAGGATGAAGTAAACGGGAATTCCTGTGGAAATGAGGGACACACAAATGGAGTAACATCTCAGCCAGAAGGGGAAAGCAATGGGAATAAGGAAGCTGAGGTCACTCTAGGGACAAGTGGAACGACCAATGGAGAAGATACTGGCTTGGATGGTTCTGATGGGAGTCCTAGTGGGAATGGAGCAGATGAAGATGAAGACCAGGGCTCtggtgatgaagatgaaggaacaGAACATGGAAAAGAAGGTGCTGATAATAGCAATGGCCAGAATGGCCAGGACAATGGAAATGAAGATGGCACTGACAATAGTTTAGATCAAAATTCAATTAGTACTGAAGAAGATGATGATGCTTCTCCTAATGCTAACAGTAATGATGGGGATGACACCTCCAAGAGTGAGGAAGATGCTGGCAGTATTTCAGAAGAAAATGATCATCCAAGAAGAGAGAACCCCAAAGAACTCAGTCGCACAGAAAGCAAGAAGGTGGAAAATGGAATCACTGGAGAATCACAGCCCAGCGCTGTTGCAGCAAAGAGTCAAGTTAAG GAAATAGACATCGAAGGCCCTAGCAATAACAATAGAAATAATATTACCAACGATGTTGGGAAAGTCAATGACGAGAAAGAGGGTAAAGGACAACCTGGAGTGGTCATTGGCAAAGGAAATGTCAGGATCCAAGGAGAAGCTGACAGCATGCAACTACCGGGCCAGAGATCAGAATCTGGAAACAAGGTTGGACACAGCGGAATAGGCAGTGACAGTAATAGTGATGGATCTGACAGTTATGCTTTTGATGATGAGTCCATGCAAGGAGATGACCCCAATAGCAGTGATGAGTCTCATGGCTATGATGATGCTAATTCTGAGAGTGACAATAACAGCAGTAGTCAAGGAGATGCTTCTGAAAATTCTGATGAATCTGAAGATAATGGCAATGACAATGAGAGTGACTCAGAAGGTGGAGATGATGCTGACAGTCATGGGACATCAGACAGTAATGATAGTGACAGTAATGAAGATGGTAATGATGGGGATGAAGACAATGGTGACTCTGAGAGTACCTCAGATAGTACTGACAACAGTGAGAGCAATGATAGCAATGACGGTAGTGACAGCAGCGACAGCAGTGACAGTAGTGACAGCAGTGACAGTAGTGATAGTAGTGACAGCAGTGACAGTAGTGATAGTAGTGACAGCACTGATAGCAGTGACAGTAGTGATAGCAGTGACAGTAGTGATAGCAGTGACAGTAGTGATAGCAGCGACAGCAGTGACAGTAGTGACAGCAGTGACAGCAGTGACAGTAGTGACAGCAGTGACAGCAGTGACAGTAGTGATAGTAGTGACAGCACTGATAGCAGTGACAGTAGTGATAGTAGTGACAGTAGTGATAGCAGTGACAGTAGTGATAGCAGCGACAGCAGTGACAGTAGTGACAGCAGTGACAGTAGTGACAGCAGTGACAGTAGTGATAGTAGTGACAGCAGTGACAGTAGTGATAGCAGTGACAGCAGTGATAGCAGTGACAGCAGTGACAGCACTGACAGCAGTGACAGCAGTGACAGTAGTGACAGTGATAGTAAATCAGACAGTAGTGATAGCAGTGACAGTAGTGATAGTGATAGTAAATCAGATAGCAGTGACAGTAGTGACAGCAGTGACAGTAAATCAGATAGCAGTGACAGCAGCAATAGTAGTGATAGCAGTAAAAGCAGTGACAGCAGCGATAGCAGTGACAGCAGCGACAGCAGTGATAGTGACAGTAGTGACAGCAGTGACAGCAGCGATAGCAGTGACAGCAGCGACAGCAGTGATAGTGACAGCAGTGACAGCAGTGACAGCAGCGACAGCAGTGACAGCAACGATAGCAGTGACAGCAGCGACAGCAGTGACAGCAGCGATAGCAGTGACAGCAGCGATAGCAACGACAGTAGTGACAGCAGCGATAGCAGTGACAGTAGCGACAGCAGTGACAGTGACAGCAGTGACAGTGACAGCAGCGACAGCAGCGACAGCAGCGACAGCAGCGACAGCAGCGACAGCAGCGACAGCAGCGACAGTGACAGCAGCGACAGCAGCGACAGCAGCGACAGCAATGACAGTAGCGACAGCAGTGACAGTGACAGCAGCGACAGCAGCGATAGCAGTGACAGCAGCGACAGCAGCGAAAGCAGTGAAAGCAGTGACAGTGACAGCAGTGACAGCAGTGATGACAGTACATCTGAAAATAGTGATGAGAGTGACAGCAAGAGCAAATCTGGTCATGGGAACAACAATGGAGATGACAGTGACAGTGACAGTGAAGGCAGTGACAGTAATCACTCCACCAGTGATGATTAG